One Eubacterium sp. AB3007 genomic window, CAAAGACGAATCCACCTCTCTGTCAATATAGTCCGCGGTACATACGCCCACCGCGTCCATGACCCGGTAGATCTCCTGCTCGCTGATCTGGCCTCCCGCCGCCAGCTGCAACATATCCCGCACGGTGATTCCCTTGAACCGCACCGGCTGCTGAAAAGCATAGGCTACGCCGCACTTGGCTCTATCTGTGATATCCATACCGGTCAGATTCAGTCCATCCATGAGAAGCTGTCCTCCGGTCATCTTCACCACACCTGAGATCGCCTTGGCCAGGCTGGTCTTGCCGCCCCCGTTGGGGCCTGTCACGATGGTCAGCTTGCCTGTGCTGACCTGCATATCGATTCCCTTCAGTATCTCCGCGCCGTCCTCGGCGGTCCATCTGAGGTCGTTAACTCTAAGCATTGTTTCCTCCAATTATAATGAATATGTCGTACCTATATAGTTTATCTCATCTTTCGTCTGCTGTATACCCCCAAAATTCTGGAATCAATCGGATGTTTGCAATAAAATGCAAAAGACAGGATGCTTCGTCCTGTCCCTTTCTCTGAACGCTCTCCCATGAATTCATCCTCCATGTGAAGATGCGCCGGACCCGAAACCTTTTGTGCAATCCTTCCCTGACCATCCACGAGATAACTGAAACTAATAATGTCGATATTCGTTAATAAAGAGGTCGCAGACATGGCAAGAGAGAAATTCAAGACCCTGACAGAGCAGATGTACTACATACTGCTTTGTCTGAGAAAAGAACGGCACGGCACAGATATCATGGCCGCAGTGTCAGAACTAACAGAAGACCGAGTGCACATCGGTCCGGGAACACTCTACCATCTTTTGGAGCAGTTTCAGGCGGCGGAGATGATCCGAGAAACCAAAGTAGAGGGGAGAAAACGCAGTTACCTTCTCACAGAGATCGGAAAGGATGCCCTCCGCCGGGAAAACCAGCGCCTGCGAATACAACTCTCCGATTATGAGAGAGAATTTGGAAAGGAATAGGTATTGACAATGAGAAATCAGAAAGAATACCGGAGAAGGCTGTTGAATTTCCTCCCCTTTGATCATGATGGAATTGAGAACTATTTGGAGAAGCAGGCACAGGAAGGGTGGCAGTTGGATCACATCGGCGGGTATTTCTGGTACTTTCGAAGAGAGAAACCCACACAGGTGCACTATCATGTGGTCCATCTGCCGGAAGTATC contains:
- a CDS encoding ATP-binding cassette domain-containing protein, translated to MLRVNDLRWTAEDGAEILKGIDMQVSTGKLTIVTGPNGGGKTSLAKAISGVVKMTGGQLLMDGLNLTGMDITDRAKCGVAYAFQQPVRFKGITVRDMLQLAAGGQISEQEIYRVMDAVGVCTADYIDREVDSSLSGGEIKRIEIATVLARKDAKLMIFDEPEAGIDLWSFHGLVNTFEKLKQQKDKMLMVISHQERLLEIADDIIVIADGRVRVAGPREEILPQLMADEKTVCPAGKDDCANLGKEMLK
- a CDS encoding PadR family transcriptional regulator, translating into MAREKFKTLTEQMYYILLCLRKERHGTDIMAAVSELTEDRVHIGPGTLYHLLEQFQAAEMIRETKVEGRKRSYLLTEIGKDALRRENQRLRIQLSDYEREFGKE